The following proteins come from a genomic window of Mycobacterium sp. DL:
- a CDS encoding TetR family transcriptional regulator produces the protein MQSTQYAAASYDRPMGNRTRRSDSERQQAVARVLAGQRASTVARELGIHPATLYRWVSDASGVSTEMISTNLRLLHATQVLLRDHDYGQITVEQVARHCGVALRTAFHHFANKRDLFRAAIDDAATVLTDAMRLRYESVLWPDDPLQQLSLFLRLAAEAIYATPPAHVLFRDLGVPRSDSFALRWHDTFAQAVAQLLNASARAKAINPDTDIPAAAQAITGAMRGIHAAVFEGCDPAQALRIIERLHLTVSPG, from the coding sequence ATGCAATCGACGCAATATGCGGCCGCCTCGTACGATCGGCCCATGGGCAACAGGACGCGCCGCAGCGACTCCGAGCGGCAGCAAGCCGTGGCGCGTGTGCTCGCCGGCCAGCGTGCATCGACCGTCGCGCGCGAACTCGGGATCCACCCGGCCACCTTGTACCGGTGGGTAAGTGACGCATCCGGCGTCAGCACCGAGATGATCTCGACGAATCTTCGCCTGCTGCACGCCACCCAGGTGCTCCTGCGGGATCACGACTACGGCCAGATCACCGTGGAGCAAGTTGCCCGACATTGCGGTGTCGCCCTGCGTACGGCGTTTCATCACTTTGCCAACAAGCGTGATCTATTTCGTGCGGCGATCGACGACGCGGCAACCGTTCTGACCGATGCCATGCGACTCCGGTATGAGAGCGTCCTCTGGCCAGACGACCCGCTGCAGCAGCTGAGCTTGTTCCTCCGACTTGCTGCCGAAGCCATCTACGCCACGCCGCCCGCGCACGTGCTGTTCCGTGACCTCGGGGTTCCTCGGTCCGACAGCTTCGCTCTGCGTTGGCACGACACATTTGCGCAGGCCGTGGCACAGCTGCTGAACGCGTCAGCACGCGCCAAGGCGATCAACCCCGACACGGACATCCCTGCAGCGGCCCAGGCCATCACCGGGGCGATGCGCGGGATACACGCCGCAGTATTCGAAGGCTGCGACCCAGCGCAGGCTCTGCGGATCATCGAGCGACTCCACCTCACGGTATCGCCGGGATAA
- a CDS encoding SDR family oxidoreductase translates to MSNQHRASRALITGASSGIGEAFANALAVRGCDLVLVARRQDRLDTLGDRLEAEHRVTCTRVSFDLSVERPGHRLRELVDGDIDLLINNAGFATQGPFLDGDAGDFARVLAVDVGAVVDLCHTFLPAMVQRRHGAVINISSTTAFQPVPTLAVYAASKAFVLNFTQSLWYEAKQHGVKVFSLAPGPTQTEFFDVVGETATVVGRLQTADEVVAAGLKALDRRRTPPSVVSGVGNSIGAALATVAPRRVLLPALARSLRPLNR, encoded by the coding sequence ATGAGCAACCAACACCGTGCTTCCCGGGCGCTCATCACGGGCGCCAGTTCAGGAATCGGCGAGGCCTTCGCCAATGCGCTTGCGGTGCGTGGCTGCGACCTCGTACTGGTGGCACGTCGACAGGACCGCCTCGACACTCTTGGCGACCGTCTCGAGGCCGAACATCGAGTCACCTGTACCCGTGTCTCGTTCGACTTATCAGTCGAGCGGCCAGGTCATAGATTGCGTGAACTTGTCGACGGTGACATCGACCTGCTGATCAACAACGCCGGCTTCGCCACTCAAGGGCCGTTCCTCGACGGGGATGCAGGTGATTTCGCGCGGGTATTGGCAGTAGACGTCGGGGCGGTAGTCGACCTCTGCCACACATTCCTTCCGGCAATGGTTCAACGCCGTCACGGCGCCGTCATCAACATCTCCAGCACCACCGCGTTCCAGCCTGTGCCCACGCTGGCCGTGTACGCGGCGTCAAAGGCCTTTGTCCTCAACTTCACCCAATCCCTCTGGTACGAAGCAAAACAACATGGTGTCAAGGTATTTTCTCTCGCGCCCGGTCCCACTCAGACGGAGTTTTTCGACGTGGTCGGAGAAACCGCGACGGTGGTGGGCAGACTTCAAACCGCAGACGAGGTTGTCGCCGCTGGCTTGAAGGCGCTTGACCGACGCCGGACTCCACCGTCGGTGGTGTCAGGTGTCGGCAACTCGATAGGGGCGGCACTGGCGACGGTAGCTCCTCGACGTGTTCTGCTGCCCGCCTTGGCGCGCTCACTACGCCCTCTCAACAGATGA
- a CDS encoding NmrA family NAD(P)-binding protein has product MILVTSAAGGVGRPLVRGLVANGKGVRAFVKNDDQAQRARSDGAAEVVIGDLRQPGDLEKALRGVVQIYHAAPTQLVDELPVAERLIEAARAEQLDHIVFHSVIHPTIAELPHHRQKLLVEGLLEESGLNVTILRPSHYMQNVLEFWDFFGAGLLPYPTSPESVMGVVDADDVAAAAANVLTNPDGHIGNTYDLSTVELTRHDMARIWSRVLGHPMTAIRLPPQTLTQPLAAVGPFSAPIARSLLSSKLRSFPNIVRGLRAAPNARGFRSWPADAQDTYVKMMAYYDVHGLPAGDFDDLPKVSPRPATGYEQFARRIAAQQGMATR; this is encoded by the coding sequence ATGATTCTTGTCACCAGCGCAGCAGGCGGTGTCGGACGTCCACTGGTCCGCGGGCTCGTCGCCAATGGAAAAGGTGTACGGGCCTTCGTCAAGAACGACGACCAAGCGCAGCGAGCACGATCTGACGGTGCCGCCGAGGTCGTGATCGGAGACCTACGCCAGCCTGGCGATCTCGAAAAGGCGCTGCGAGGAGTGGTGCAGATCTATCACGCTGCGCCGACTCAGCTCGTCGACGAACTGCCGGTTGCGGAACGGCTGATCGAGGCGGCCCGAGCCGAACAACTGGATCACATTGTCTTCCACTCCGTCATCCACCCAACCATCGCCGAACTGCCCCATCATCGGCAGAAATTGCTCGTCGAGGGGCTGCTGGAGGAGTCAGGCCTAAACGTGACGATTCTTCGGCCCTCGCACTACATGCAGAATGTGCTGGAATTCTGGGACTTCTTCGGTGCTGGACTGCTTCCGTATCCCACCTCGCCGGAAAGCGTCATGGGGGTGGTCGACGCCGACGACGTCGCTGCAGCGGCGGCCAACGTGTTGACCAACCCCGACGGCCACATCGGCAACACCTACGACCTGTCCACCGTAGAACTCACCCGCCATGACATGGCGCGCATCTGGAGTCGAGTGCTCGGCCACCCGATGACCGCCATCCGACTACCACCGCAGACGTTGACGCAACCACTCGCGGCCGTCGGACCCTTCAGTGCTCCGATCGCCCGGTCGCTGTTGTCGAGCAAGCTGCGTTCCTTCCCGAACATCGTTCGAGGACTCCGCGCTGCGCCGAACGCTCGAGGGTTCCGCAGCTGGCCGGCCGATGCCCAGGACACCTACGTCAAGATGATGGCGTACTACGACGTGCACGGACTCCCCGCCGGCGACTTCGATGACCTTCCGAAGGTGTCGCCCAGGCCCGCAACCGGTTACGAGCAGTTCGCGCGCCGTATCGCAGCACAGCAAGGGATGGCCACGCGGTAA
- a CDS encoding MBL fold metallo-hydrolase yields MRIRHLAWAGIEIHADGHALVVDYVRDFPLLTQTAGTEAYAAHSIPALAALVTHLHEDHTDVGAIESAVGPRGILLRPAPFAGTGDEAPFTEPNEDRLAASTLDVRVVEEWQRVEFGPFNVTAVPAVDGLGDPQLNWVIEADGRRILHGGDTLFHGLWWLIARRLGPIDVAVLPINGAIVQAPHLTPPSRVAAVLTPDQAVRAAAILGAHTVMPIHFGVHQPPEYVEVPDARARLAEAAARDSLAVTNLEPGESYEVRGPVTHD; encoded by the coding sequence ATGCGAATTCGACATCTCGCCTGGGCAGGAATCGAGATCCACGCCGACGGCCACGCGCTGGTCGTGGACTACGTCCGCGACTTCCCACTGCTCACCCAGACCGCGGGGACCGAAGCCTACGCCGCTCACTCGATACCCGCACTGGCCGCGCTGGTGACGCACTTGCACGAGGACCACACGGACGTCGGGGCGATCGAGTCGGCGGTGGGTCCACGAGGAATCCTGTTGCGGCCAGCGCCCTTTGCGGGGACTGGCGACGAGGCCCCGTTCACCGAACCGAATGAGGACCGCCTGGCCGCAAGCACTCTCGACGTCCGCGTCGTCGAGGAATGGCAGCGCGTCGAATTCGGTCCCTTCAACGTGACCGCCGTCCCGGCCGTCGATGGGCTGGGTGATCCCCAGCTGAACTGGGTGATCGAAGCCGACGGTCGGCGGATACTGCACGGCGGCGACACCCTCTTCCACGGGCTGTGGTGGCTCATCGCGCGGCGACTCGGCCCGATCGACGTTGCCGTGCTGCCGATCAACGGGGCCATCGTGCAGGCACCGCACTTGACCCCGCCAAGCCGAGTTGCAGCCGTACTCACCCCGGATCAAGCAGTCCGGGCGGCCGCCATACTCGGTGCCCACACGGTGATGCCGATTCACTTCGGGGTGCATCAGCCGCCCGAGTACGTCGAAGTGCCGGACGCACGGGCTCGACTCGCCGAAGCCGCCGCACGCGACTCCCTGGCCGTAACCAATCTCGAACCGGGTGAATCCTACGAAGTCCGCGGGCCTGTCACGCATGATTAG
- a CDS encoding SDR family oxidoreductase: protein MIVGVTGASGTLGRLVADGLLDVVDPADVVLTTRNPSALAGYAALGVDVRYADFNERATLDGAFGGIDRLLLISADNIGSRVSGQLAAIDTATRVGVSHIAYTSIPRPESDNPAIVAPDHRATEQALRSSGMQWTALRNNLYADLQLGVIERARATGTLITNAGDGGAAYVTRRDCAAAAVGVLTGDVDANVAFDVTGPRPVTAQDIAALAGSHVEVVGVDDDAYAAELRGSGLPADVVQLLTSMGAATRRGFLADVSDAVARLSGRPATPLEALLAHERD, encoded by the coding sequence ATGATTGTGGGAGTCACCGGCGCATCAGGCACCCTCGGACGTCTCGTCGCCGACGGTCTGCTGGACGTCGTCGATCCCGCCGACGTCGTCCTGACGACACGCAATCCGAGTGCGTTGGCCGGATACGCGGCCCTTGGCGTGGACGTCCGCTACGCAGACTTCAACGAACGCGCCACACTGGACGGCGCCTTCGGCGGCATCGACCGACTGCTCCTGATATCGGCCGACAACATCGGGAGCAGAGTTTCCGGTCAGCTCGCAGCAATCGACACCGCCACGCGCGTGGGCGTATCGCACATCGCGTACACCTCCATTCCCCGCCCGGAATCGGACAATCCCGCGATCGTCGCACCCGACCACCGCGCCACCGAGCAAGCCCTCCGGTCGTCCGGCATGCAATGGACGGCGTTGCGCAACAACCTGTATGCGGACCTGCAACTGGGGGTGATCGAGCGAGCACGGGCCACCGGCACGTTGATCACCAACGCAGGCGACGGGGGCGCTGCCTACGTCACGCGCCGCGACTGCGCGGCAGCAGCCGTCGGCGTGTTGACCGGAGACGTCGATGCCAATGTCGCGTTCGACGTCACCGGCCCCCGTCCCGTCACCGCGCAGGACATCGCCGCGCTGGCAGGGAGCCACGTCGAGGTCGTAGGTGTCGACGACGACGCCTACGCCGCAGAACTGCGCGGATCCGGACTCCCCGCCGACGTGGTGCAGTTACTGACGTCGATGGGCGCTGCCACCCGCAGAGGCTTCCTGGCAGACGTGAGCGACGCCGTGGCCCGGCTCAGTGGTCGGCCGGCAACGCCGCTGGAAGCCTTGCTAGCGCACGAAAGGGATTGA
- a CDS encoding Rrf2 family transcriptional regulator, which yields MPAPITTHFAVAVHVLTYLAGIPDGAPVGSPELSGSVNTSPEYIRRVMVPLRAAGIVDSTAGKNGGWTLQRDPATLTLAEVRRLVQPDEPALGIHAPNPSCSVGRAIAQSLVDIEHDIAHAIDERLSATTIDQLVGDAARK from the coding sequence ATGCCCGCGCCGATCACCACTCACTTCGCCGTGGCCGTCCACGTGCTCACCTATCTCGCGGGGATTCCCGACGGGGCCCCCGTCGGGTCTCCGGAACTCTCGGGCAGCGTGAACACCAGCCCCGAGTACATCCGTCGCGTGATGGTTCCTCTGCGGGCGGCCGGAATCGTCGACTCGACTGCAGGCAAGAACGGTGGGTGGACGCTGCAACGCGACCCCGCAACGCTCACGCTGGCCGAAGTCCGGCGTTTGGTGCAGCCAGATGAGCCCGCACTGGGGATCCACGCCCCCAACCCCTCGTGTTCAGTGGGGCGCGCGATCGCGCAGTCGCTCGTCGACATCGAGCATGACATCGCGCACGCGATCGACGAGCGGCTGAGCGCCACGACGATCGACCAGCTCGTCGGTGACGCGGCCCGGAAATGA
- a CDS encoding alkaline phosphatase D family protein, protein MAPADHRPMIPRRTVLRASLASALLVPAAAALQACGTPGNGGPPTSTGLVANRPRLTHGVASGDPRTDGALVWARSDSPARMIVETSATESFSNPVRINGPQLTPASDGTGQVRVTGLEPGQTVHYRVTLEGEDGATSEPAVGVFNSVPAQPKDIKFVWSGDVVGQGWGINRQDGMAIFGAMADRRPDFFVHSGDAIYADGPVPETQRQNDGGMYANVTAPAKDHVAQTLDDFRGNYAYNLTDEHYRRFNATVPQLIQWDDHEVVNNWFPGESLAGQNRKGYTETGADKLAGYAYQAWREWQPIEPSEAVDGRLHRKIAYGPLLDVFVLDMRSYKNPNPQAWSQSDDAGVLGREQTQWLIDGLKNSTAVWKVVANDLPISIVVPDAATDPVGGPKSMEAVAQGENGRPLGREIAFSRIFSEAKEVRNIVYLTADVHYTAAISYHPEQAGFTDFTPFWEFVSGPLNAGAFPQSPLDGTFGARYEFVHAPEDKDTSPAQGFQHFGEVTIDSDSQAMTVNLCDASGKSLYSKELSPV, encoded by the coding sequence ATGGCACCCGCCGATCACCGACCGATGATTCCCCGACGTACCGTCCTACGTGCGTCGTTGGCCAGCGCATTGCTCGTCCCCGCGGCGGCAGCGCTGCAGGCCTGCGGCACGCCGGGCAACGGCGGGCCACCGACGAGCACCGGGCTGGTGGCCAACCGTCCCCGCCTGACCCACGGTGTCGCCAGCGGTGACCCGCGGACCGATGGTGCGCTAGTGTGGGCCCGCTCCGATTCCCCGGCCCGCATGATCGTCGAAACCTCTGCCACCGAGTCGTTCTCGAACCCGGTCCGCATCAATGGACCGCAGCTGACCCCGGCGTCCGACGGCACCGGGCAGGTGCGAGTCACCGGCCTCGAGCCGGGGCAGACGGTGCATTACCGCGTGACCCTGGAGGGCGAGGACGGTGCCACTTCGGAGCCCGCAGTCGGGGTATTCAACTCCGTCCCCGCACAACCCAAGGACATCAAGTTCGTCTGGTCCGGCGATGTCGTAGGCCAGGGATGGGGCATCAACCGGCAAGACGGAATGGCGATCTTCGGCGCGATGGCTGACCGCCGACCGGACTTCTTCGTGCACTCCGGCGACGCCATCTACGCCGACGGCCCGGTACCCGAGACGCAGAGGCAAAACGACGGCGGCATGTACGCCAACGTCACGGCTCCGGCCAAGGACCACGTGGCCCAGACGCTGGACGACTTCCGCGGCAACTATGCCTACAACCTCACTGACGAGCACTACCGGCGGTTCAATGCCACAGTCCCGCAGCTCATTCAGTGGGACGACCACGAAGTGGTGAACAACTGGTTCCCCGGGGAGTCACTGGCCGGTCAGAACCGCAAGGGCTACACCGAAACCGGCGCCGACAAACTCGCCGGCTACGCGTATCAGGCCTGGCGCGAGTGGCAGCCCATCGAGCCGTCGGAGGCCGTCGACGGACGGCTGCATCGCAAGATCGCCTACGGCCCGCTACTCGACGTCTTCGTTCTCGACATGCGGTCGTACAAGAACCCGAACCCGCAGGCGTGGTCACAATCCGACGACGCCGGCGTACTGGGGCGTGAACAGACGCAATGGCTGATCGACGGGTTGAAGAACTCGACAGCGGTATGGAAGGTGGTCGCCAACGACCTACCGATCAGCATCGTCGTCCCAGACGCGGCCACCGACCCCGTCGGCGGGCCCAAGTCGATGGAGGCTGTCGCCCAGGGTGAGAACGGGCGCCCACTGGGCCGCGAAATCGCTTTCTCCCGCATCTTTTCCGAGGCCAAGGAGGTGCGGAACATCGTGTACCTCACAGCCGACGTGCACTACACCGCGGCGATCTCCTACCACCCGGAACAAGCTGGCTTCACCGACTTCACACCGTTCTGGGAGTTCGTGTCCGGGCCGCTGAACGCGGGAGCGTTCCCACAGAGCCCCCTCGACGGCACCTTCGGTGCACGCTACGAGTTCGTCCACGCGCCCGAGGACAAGGACACCTCCCCGGCCCAGGGCTTCCAACATTTCGGCGAAGTCACCATCGACTCGGACTCTCAGGCGATGACGGTCAACCTGTGCGATGCGTCCGGAAAGTCCTTGTACTCCAAGGAGTTATCACCGGTCTAG
- a CDS encoding YaeQ family protein, producing MALSATVFKVELSVSDVDHGYYADHTLTVARHPSETDERMVVRLLAFGLRAHRLSDVDGELAFGAGLSTPGVPDLRLADYTGRILEWINVGQPDERALGKAASQADQVWLFPFAAGVATWWRTVGPKVVGLPNLSVVQIPHTPVQQLAQTVDRRFSAQVMVMEGQVTMTVGGVDVTFTPEPME from the coding sequence GTGGCCCTTTCTGCAACAGTGTTCAAAGTCGAACTCAGCGTCTCCGATGTCGATCACGGTTACTACGCCGATCACACGCTGACCGTGGCCCGTCATCCCAGTGAGACCGATGAGCGGATGGTGGTGCGGTTGTTGGCGTTTGGTCTGCGCGCACACCGGCTCAGCGACGTCGACGGTGAGTTGGCGTTCGGGGCGGGCCTGTCCACCCCGGGGGTGCCCGACCTACGGCTCGCCGACTATACGGGCCGGATCCTGGAGTGGATCAACGTCGGCCAGCCTGATGAACGCGCCTTGGGCAAGGCGGCCAGCCAGGCCGACCAGGTGTGGCTGTTCCCGTTCGCCGCCGGCGTGGCCACCTGGTGGCGCACCGTCGGCCCCAAAGTGGTGGGGCTGCCGAACCTGTCTGTGGTGCAGATACCGCACACACCGGTGCAGCAACTGGCCCAGACCGTTGACCGACGGTTTTCGGCGCAGGTGATGGTGATGGAAGGTCAGGTGACGATGACCGTAGGCGGTGTCGACGTCACCTTCACCCCCGAGCCGATGGAGTGA
- a CDS encoding alpha/beta hydrolase: protein MFRRRSALALCAASLVLVGACGSPAPQSESAPETDELAEFYGQELVFEPCALYATSAADEQTFADERFDCARVQVPLDYADPEGPRGEVALLRAKARGEKIGSLLVNPGGPGGSGMNIVALLGPVWEHGPVGERFDVIGFDPRGVGASTPQVQCYTDAETDRGEIPEPYLFDVGDAEEARDVAQRCTEGTGGADALTSVGSHNVVRDMDVMRAVLGDEKLSYLGYSYGSELGAMYAEAFPQNLRAMVIDGAVDPEKTEAEFRLSQFAAWQTAFDELAEQCAASPNCPLGTDPARATDTFQGLVRPLQDRPVPTADGRELTYDDAVQGVSTALFAEAQWPIITQGLAELAAGRGEVLLDLRDAALGRGPDGRYGGGLHVDANLAIRCMDNPRRTAEENTELSRQARQAAPFLDPGGPVEQAHYECEAWPEPVSRSLPWLTGGVDLPPTLTVSVTGDPGTPHQGGINMARLLGGSLLTVEGSQHGVALFGQSECVDEAVSDYLIDLQIPPDNARCTL from the coding sequence ATGTTCCGTCGCCGCTCGGCGCTGGCCCTGTGCGCAGCGTCGCTGGTACTCGTCGGTGCCTGTGGCTCGCCGGCGCCGCAGTCGGAGTCCGCGCCCGAAACCGACGAGCTGGCAGAGTTCTACGGCCAGGAGCTGGTGTTCGAGCCGTGCGCCCTGTATGCGACCTCAGCGGCCGACGAGCAGACTTTCGCCGACGAACGGTTCGACTGCGCGCGGGTGCAGGTCCCGCTGGACTACGCCGATCCCGAGGGGCCGCGCGGGGAGGTCGCGCTACTGCGGGCAAAGGCCCGCGGGGAGAAGATCGGATCGCTCTTGGTCAACCCCGGCGGTCCCGGTGGGTCGGGGATGAACATCGTCGCTCTGCTGGGTCCGGTGTGGGAGCACGGCCCGGTCGGTGAACGGTTCGACGTGATCGGTTTCGACCCGCGGGGTGTGGGCGCGTCCACGCCGCAGGTGCAGTGCTACACCGACGCGGAGACAGATCGGGGTGAGATCCCCGAGCCCTATCTCTTCGACGTCGGCGACGCCGAGGAGGCGCGCGATGTCGCGCAGCGCTGCACCGAGGGCACCGGCGGCGCCGACGCCCTGACCAGCGTCGGCAGCCACAACGTCGTGCGAGACATGGATGTGATGCGCGCGGTGCTGGGCGACGAGAAGCTGTCCTACCTCGGCTACAGCTACGGCAGTGAGCTGGGGGCGATGTACGCCGAGGCGTTCCCGCAGAACCTGCGGGCGATGGTGATCGACGGCGCCGTCGACCCGGAGAAGACCGAGGCCGAGTTCCGACTGTCGCAGTTCGCGGCGTGGCAGACGGCGTTCGACGAGCTAGCCGAGCAGTGTGCCGCGTCGCCGAACTGCCCGCTGGGCACCGACCCTGCTCGAGCTACCGACACGTTCCAAGGACTCGTGCGACCCCTGCAGGACCGCCCGGTGCCCACGGCCGACGGCCGCGAGCTGACCTACGACGACGCCGTCCAGGGCGTATCGACCGCGCTGTTCGCCGAGGCCCAGTGGCCGATCATCACCCAGGGACTCGCCGAGCTCGCTGCCGGCCGCGGCGAGGTACTGCTGGACCTGCGGGACGCCGCGCTCGGGCGAGGTCCCGACGGGAGATACGGCGGCGGGCTGCATGTGGACGCGAACCTCGCGATCCGGTGCATGGACAACCCGCGGCGCACCGCAGAGGAGAACACCGAGCTGTCCCGGCAGGCGCGGCAGGCCGCCCCGTTCCTCGACCCCGGTGGGCCGGTGGAGCAGGCGCACTACGAATGCGAGGCCTGGCCGGAACCGGTGAGCCGATCACTGCCCTGGCTGACCGGCGGCGTCGACCTGCCGCCCACGTTGACGGTCTCGGTCACCGGTGACCCGGGGACCCCGCACCAGGGCGGGATCAACATGGCCCGGCTGCTGGGCGGGAGTCTGTTGACCGTGGAGGGCAGTCAGCACGGCGTCGCACTGTTCGGGCAGAGCGAGTGCGTCGACGAAGCCGTCTCCGACTACCTGATCGACCTGCAGATCCCGCCCGACAACGCTCGCTGCACCCTGTAG
- a CDS encoding (2Fe-2S)-binding protein, which translates to MNRRAFVGTTVVVGGAVASLPLFAGCASDSVDETDTASATVRLTVNGEEHDVSVDTRTSLLDMLRDRIGLTGTKKGCDQGACGACTILVDNQRIVSCLTLAVMHDGAEITTIEGVADGDRLHPLQQAFIDHDGLQCGYCTPGQIMSGLGCIAEGHTGSDAEIQEWMSGNICRCGAYSNIVTAVAAAARQA; encoded by the coding sequence ATGAACCGGCGCGCCTTCGTCGGAACGACGGTTGTTGTCGGCGGCGCCGTCGCCAGCCTCCCGCTGTTCGCCGGATGCGCATCGGACTCCGTTGATGAGACCGACACGGCCTCTGCGACAGTGCGTTTGACCGTCAACGGCGAGGAACACGACGTCTCCGTTGACACCAGGACATCGCTGCTGGACATGCTGCGTGACCGGATCGGACTGACCGGTACGAAGAAGGGCTGCGACCAAGGCGCCTGTGGCGCATGCACGATCCTTGTCGACAACCAACGGATCGTCTCCTGCCTGACGCTGGCGGTCATGCACGACGGCGCCGAGATCACCACGATCGAAGGCGTCGCCGACGGTGATCGGCTGCATCCACTGCAACAGGCATTCATCGACCACGACGGACTGCAGTGCGGCTACTGCACGCCGGGCCAGATCATGTCGGGTCTGGGATGCATCGCCGAAGGACACACCGGTTCAGACGCCGAGATCCAAGAGTGGATGAGCGGCAACATCTGTCGCTGCGGGGCCTATTCCAACATCGTCACCGCCGTCGCCGCGGCAGCCAGGCAGGCGTGA
- a CDS encoding xanthine dehydrogenase family protein subunit M, whose amino-acid sequence MVPFEFSTASDEATALQAAADGGRYIAGGTTLVDLMRENVEQPRAVVDINALPYRDIDLQPSRLRIGALVRMSQLAADPAVRQQFPVITEALEKSASAQLRNMASIGGNLLQRPRCLYFRDVTAACNRRTPGSGCAAVDGHNRNHAILGTSTSCVATHPSDLAVALVALDAVVHTLDADGARQIPIAEFFRQPGDTPDREHQLPPGALITAVEVPVTAAARRSGYLKVRDRESYEFALTSAAVALDISGGRIRTARIAAGGVGTVPWRMPAVERALTGRPPSPQLFADAAALAAEGAQPLSQNGFKVELVKRTVQRQLNTVAGLP is encoded by the coding sequence ATGGTGCCGTTCGAGTTCTCCACCGCGTCCGACGAGGCCACGGCTCTGCAAGCCGCAGCAGACGGCGGTCGGTACATCGCCGGCGGCACCACGCTGGTCGACCTGATGCGGGAGAACGTCGAGCAACCACGAGCCGTCGTCGACATCAATGCGCTGCCCTACCGCGACATCGACCTGCAGCCGAGCCGACTGCGGATCGGGGCGCTGGTACGTATGTCGCAACTGGCGGCGGATCCCGCGGTACGCCAGCAGTTTCCGGTGATCACCGAAGCGTTGGAGAAGTCGGCGTCAGCGCAGCTGCGCAACATGGCCTCCATCGGCGGCAACCTGCTGCAACGACCGCGCTGCCTCTACTTTCGTGATGTCACGGCGGCGTGCAACCGCCGAACGCCTGGATCCGGGTGCGCGGCGGTCGACGGCCACAACCGCAACCACGCCATTCTGGGGACCAGTACCTCGTGTGTCGCCACCCATCCGTCGGATCTGGCGGTGGCGCTGGTCGCGCTGGACGCCGTGGTTCACACGCTCGATGCCGATGGGGCACGCCAGATTCCCATCGCGGAGTTCTTCCGGCAACCCGGCGACACCCCGGATCGTGAACACCAGTTGCCTCCCGGGGCGCTGATCACCGCCGTCGAGGTGCCGGTCACTGCCGCGGCGCGGCGATCAGGTTATCTGAAGGTGCGCGACCGTGAATCGTACGAATTCGCGCTGACCTCAGCGGCGGTGGCGCTGGACATCTCCGGTGGCCGGATCCGCACCGCCCGGATCGCGGCCGGCGGGGTCGGCACCGTTCCGTGGCGGATGCCTGCGGTCGAACGGGCATTGACGGGCCGGCCACCCAGTCCGCAGCTGTTCGCCGACGCCGCTGCCTTGGCGGCCGAAGGCGCACAACCGCTGTCGCAGAACGGGTTCAAGGTGGAGTTGGTCAAGCGCACCGTGCAACGACAGCTGAACACCGTTGCGGGGCTGCCGTGA